In Gemmatimonadaceae bacterium, one genomic interval encodes:
- a CDS encoding ferritin translates to MLITDAMTAAMSEQIGNELAASNQYVAIAVYFDGEGLPALAKHFYKQAAEERQHAMRFVKYLVDAGATPIIPAIPAPRASFTSAADAVQLSLDSELRVTRQINALMDLAIKEGDHLSRNALEWFVNEQREEVSSMDMLLRMVKRAGEPGLFFVENFLIQGGPEGGEDEGEEGAET, encoded by the coding sequence ATGCTCATTACCGACGCCATGACTGCCGCGATGAGCGAGCAGATCGGCAACGAACTCGCGGCCTCCAACCAGTACGTCGCCATCGCGGTGTACTTCGACGGCGAAGGGCTCCCCGCCCTCGCCAAGCACTTCTACAAGCAGGCTGCGGAAGAGCGCCAGCACGCCATGCGCTTCGTGAAGTACCTGGTCGACGCCGGCGCGACTCCGATCATTCCTGCCATCCCGGCCCCGCGCGCCAGCTTCACCTCGGCCGCCGACGCGGTGCAGCTCTCGCTCGACTCGGAGCTTCGTGTCACTCGGCAGATCAACGCGCTCATGGACCTCGCGATCAAGGAGGGCGACCATCTTTCCAGGAACGCGCTCGAGTGGTTCGTGAACGAGCAGCGGGAGGAAGTGTCGAGCATGGACATGCTGCTCCGCATGGTGAAGCGCGCCGGCGAGCCTGGACTCTTCTTCGTGGAGAACTTCCTAATCCAGGGTGGGCCCGAAGGCGGGGAAGACGAAGGAGAGGAAGGCGCGGAGACGTAG
- a CDS encoding GAF domain-containing protein, whose amino-acid sequence MSSPVVPSLAHDSVASPALDVASLRERVDALTRERDQLLVVVDLQQELGGSLQVAEVLQRLTSRLGELFGLDRASIYLAGDGRREGHREVRLVATFENPSISNVVVDLDRYPELADAFSSGQTVVIPDAVADPRLASVRAALDLRSVRSIIVVPMRWRAAVIGAIVLRTERGGTPFSEADVRFCEVIASLTARALRNAHRFEKIQQASDAESERRRRGELERIAFVAFLRRLMARYARSDDQRWSETLLPRESDEELDRLVSVAMQVIEEEAKG is encoded by the coding sequence ATGTCGTCTCCCGTCGTCCCGTCGCTCGCGCACGATTCCGTCGCCTCGCCGGCGCTCGACGTCGCGTCGCTGCGCGAGCGCGTGGACGCGCTCACGCGCGAGCGCGACCAGCTCCTGGTAGTGGTTGACCTGCAGCAGGAACTGGGCGGGTCGTTGCAGGTGGCGGAGGTCCTGCAGCGCCTGACGAGTCGCCTGGGTGAGCTATTCGGGCTCGATCGCGCGTCGATCTACCTGGCGGGCGATGGACGCCGTGAGGGGCATCGCGAGGTGCGCCTGGTGGCGACGTTCGAGAACCCGTCGATCAGCAACGTCGTCGTCGACCTGGACCGCTATCCGGAGTTGGCCGACGCCTTCTCGTCAGGGCAGACCGTCGTCATTCCCGACGCCGTTGCCGACCCGCGCCTCGCCTCGGTGCGAGCGGCGCTCGACCTGCGCAGCGTACGCTCCATCATCGTCGTCCCCATGCGGTGGCGCGCCGCCGTCATCGGCGCCATCGTGCTGCGCACGGAGCGTGGCGGAACGCCGTTCTCCGAGGCGGACGTGCGCTTCTGCGAGGTGATTGCTTCCCTCACGGCGCGCGCACTGCGCAACGCGCACCGCTTCGAGAAGATCCAGCAGGCCAGCGACGCCGAGTCGGAACGCCGCCGGCGTGGCGAACTGGAACGCATCGCCTTCGTGGCCTTCCTCCGGCGCCTCATGGCGAGATACGCGCGCAGCGACGACCAGCGCTGGTCCGAAACGCTCCTGCCGCGCGAGTCCGACGAGGAACTCGACCGCCTGGTGTCGGTGGCAATGCAGGTGATAGAGGAAGAGGCAAAGGGATAG
- a CDS encoding thymidine phosphorylase, giving the protein MLAQRLIERKRDGGRLTPPEWDALSRAYTSGSMTDYQMAAFLMAAFIHGLDREEVGALTQSMLQSGERLELSHLAAGRVDKHSTGGVGDKVSLVLAPLVASLGVVVPMMSGRGLGHTGGTLDKLESIDGFQTRLTLEQARRQLEELGCALIGQSAEIAPMDRKLYALRDATCTVESIPLIAASIMSKKLAEGLTGLVLDVKRGSGSFIPDFDRGVALSRLMIELGEDHGCPVVALMTAMDRPLGRACGNALEVEESIAALRGEGPPDLMQVTYALGAEMLVLGGAAANTDQARRKMEVSLSSGRAAEMFQRIIEAQGGDPRVVDDPSRLPQAKEVEIFTAPTAGVIARVEPRAVGRGIIALGGGRTRMDDAIDPSVGFVIRARPGDVVRVGEPIATIFARDEAGIAAGMASLAESFHIAEEAEPPLPLVSHRVTKAGVEAYEAEPWVRTAEFPVYIEPR; this is encoded by the coding sequence ATGCTTGCCCAACGCCTGATCGAGAGGAAACGCGATGGTGGACGCCTCACGCCCCCCGAGTGGGACGCGCTGTCGCGCGCCTACACCTCGGGGAGCATGACGGACTACCAGATGGCGGCGTTCCTCATGGCAGCCTTCATCCACGGACTGGACCGTGAGGAGGTGGGGGCGCTGACGCAGTCGATGCTGCAGAGCGGGGAGCGGCTGGAGCTCTCGCACTTGGCGGCAGGGCGCGTGGACAAGCACTCCACGGGCGGCGTGGGCGACAAGGTCTCCCTCGTCCTCGCCCCGCTCGTCGCCTCACTCGGCGTCGTCGTTCCCATGATGTCCGGGCGGGGCCTTGGGCACACGGGGGGGACGCTGGACAAGCTCGAGTCGATTGACGGCTTCCAGACGCGGCTCACGCTCGAACAGGCGCGCCGGCAGCTGGAGGAGTTGGGCTGCGCCCTGATCGGGCAGAGCGCCGAGATCGCGCCGATGGATCGCAAGCTGTACGCGCTTCGCGACGCGACGTGCACGGTGGAGAGTATCCCGCTCATCGCCGCGTCGATCATGAGCAAGAAGCTGGCGGAGGGGCTCACCGGGTTGGTGCTCGACGTGAAGCGCGGGTCGGGGTCGTTCATCCCCGACTTCGACCGTGGCGTGGCCCTCTCCCGGCTGATGATCGAGCTGGGCGAGGATCACGGGTGTCCGGTGGTGGCGTTGATGACGGCCATGGACCGCCCGCTGGGTCGCGCCTGCGGCAATGCGCTGGAGGTGGAGGAGTCGATTGCCGCCCTGCGCGGCGAGGGCCCCCCCGACCTGATGCAGGTGACCTACGCGTTAGGCGCGGAGATGCTGGTGCTGGGCGGCGCCGCCGCCAACACCGACCAGGCGCGGCGGAAGATGGAGGTCTCGCTCTCCAGCGGGCGCGCCGCCGAGATGTTCCAGCGGATCATCGAGGCGCAGGGGGGCGACCCGAGGGTCGTCGACGACCCATCGCGCCTGCCGCAGGCGAAGGAGGTCGAGATCTTCACGGCGCCGACGGCGGGGGTGATTGCCCGCGTGGAGCCGCGGGCCGTGGGGCGGGGGATCATCGCGCTGGGCGGCGGCCGCACGCGCATGGACGACGCGATCGACCCGAGCGTCGGCTTCGTGATCCGCGCCCGCCCCGGCGACGTGGTGCGCGTGGGTGAACCGATCGCGACGATCTTTGCCCGCGACGAGGCGGGAATCGCCGCCGGCATGGCATCGTTAGCCGAGTCGTTCCACATCGCCGAGGAAGCCGAGCCCCCGCTCCCGCTCGTGTCGCACCGCGTGACGAAGGCGGGGGTGGAGGCGTATGAGGCGGAGCCGTGGGTGAGGACGGCGGAGTTTCCAGTCTATATAGAGCCTAGATAG
- a CDS encoding response regulator: MSGSRDRTVLIVEDNEDNRIVYSTILRHHGFVVSEALDGEEGIAKARRELPDIILMDISIPLIDGWEVTRQLKGDDSTRRIPVIALTAHAMPGDREHALAVGCDGYLAKPCEPRAVLAEVNRLIQPPRES; encoded by the coding sequence ATGAGCGGCTCGCGCGACCGGACAGTCCTCATCGTCGAGGACAACGAGGACAACCGCATCGTCTACTCGACCATCCTGCGCCACCACGGCTTCGTCGTGAGCGAGGCGCTGGATGGTGAGGAGGGGATCGCCAAGGCACGGCGGGAATTGCCGGACATCATCCTGATGGACATCTCCATCCCGTTGATCGACGGATGGGAAGTGACCCGTCAGCTCAAGGGCGACGACTCGACCCGGCGCATCCCCGTCATCGCCCTCACCGCGCACGCCATGCCCGGCGATCGCGAACACGCCCTCGCCGTGGGATGCGACGGATACCTGGCTAAACCGTGTGAGCCACGCGCCGTCCTGGCAGAGGTCAATCGCCTCATCCAGCCGCCGCGCGAAAGCTGA